Proteins encoded in a region of the Hippocampus zosterae strain Florida chromosome 11, ASM2543408v3, whole genome shotgun sequence genome:
- the cacul1 gene encoding CDK2-associated and cullin domain-containing protein 1, translating into MFIDSTCTALNARSRLTAKVGMEAMDDDSSDVKDDHNHNYCAGSSSGVQTCSSNQLCDVTTLHQPICLAVPGREVEPARRSLRCRCASGSEFMDSDSGSECTDAGDETECATPAAASAQDKFTLDSSSKFLLNAMAVEDYRNNHWPNLEKAIERLLIHNPTDHISVSYAQIYSYVYKCVCQQHSELLYNDLKSKIANHLQRVSTDLNAIPLENLIESFNTALTQYIASLQCIVPVFMYLNKFYIVSKLNRDLRQDLMNLFADHVAEKYVNTLMPLLVKAHAVPFVVQPSTMASVVKGLHSLRPEWAQLAPALFSNFIPQINPPALESLLLDYAAHDQKLQMELSMNGFPRGDQSRKRANDD; encoded by the exons ATGTTTATAGATAGTACGTGTACAGCTTTAAATGCAAGGTCTCGGCTCACGGCGAAGGTTGGAATGGAAGCTATGGACGATGACAGCTCGGACGTAAAAGATGACCACAATCATAACTATTGTGCAGGCAGCAGCAGTGGAGTCCAGACCTGTTCAAGCAACCAACTATGCGACGTAACGACGCTCCACCAGCCTATCTGCTTAGCGGTACCGGGAAGAGAAGTGGAGCCAGCTCGGAGGAGTTTACGATGCCGATGCGCGTCTGGTTCCGAGTTCATGGACTCTGACTCAGGCAGCGAGTGCACCGACGCCGGTGACGAGACCGAATgcgcgacgccggcggccgcctCTGCCCAAGACAAATTTACTCTCGACTCGTCTTCAAAGTTCC TTCTAAATGCCATGGCTGTGGAGGACTACCGTAACAACCACTGGCCAAACCTGGAGAAGGCTATTGAGCGCCTGCTCATACACAATCCCACGGACCACATCTCTGTTTCATATGCTCAGATATACAG tTATGTCTACAAGTGTGTTTGCCAGCAACACTCTGAGCTGCTCTACAATGACCTGAAATCCAAAATAGCAAATCATCTACAGCGGGTATCCACTGATCTGAAC gcCATCCCGCTTGAAAACCTGATTGAAAGCTTTAACACAGCCCTGACACAATACATTGCCTCTCTTCAGTGTATTGTTCcagtatttatgtatttg AACAAGTTCTACATCGTATCAAAGCTGAACCGCGACCTGAGACAAGATCTGATGAACCTGTTTGCTGATCATGTCGCAGAGAAATATGTCAACACACTCATGC ctcttctcGTCAAAGCTCACGCAGTGCCCTTTGTAGTCCAGCCGTCAACCATGGCCAGTGTGGTCAAAGGCCTCCACAGCCTCCGACCAG agTGGGCCCAATTGGCACCTGCTCTCTTCTCTAACTTTATTCCTCAAATCAACCCTCCCGCTCTGGAGTCTCTGCTGTTGGACTACGCTGCTCATGACCAGAAGCTCCAGATGGAGCTTTCGATGAACGGCTTTCCACG gggTGATCAGTCTCGCAAGAGGGCCAACGATGACTGA